A window of Lysobacter terrestris contains these coding sequences:
- a CDS encoding nuclear transport factor 2 family protein produces the protein MKSFQHALVAVALLLWANASHGAGPVAADDAQGNRAADLEAMLARYADAAKQFYDGRSGAVKALWSHADDVTLSGAAGGETAKGWRNVSMRLDWASAQFSRGSKQVELIQKTVSGDLAYVVQYEHILFFPPGKNTQSRRDYRVTTVFRREAAGWRVVHRHADMQMAREAIR, from the coding sequence ATGAAGTCCTTCCAGCATGCCCTCGTCGCAGTCGCGCTGCTGCTCTGGGCGAACGCGAGTCATGGTGCCGGGCCGGTGGCCGCAGACGACGCGCAAGGCAACCGGGCCGCCGATCTCGAAGCGATGCTCGCCCGTTACGCCGACGCGGCAAAGCAGTTCTACGACGGACGGTCCGGCGCCGTGAAGGCGCTGTGGTCGCACGCGGATGACGTGACGTTGTCCGGCGCGGCGGGCGGAGAGACCGCGAAAGGATGGCGCAACGTCAGCATGCGGCTGGACTGGGCCAGCGCGCAGTTCTCCAGGGGCTCCAAGCAGGTCGAGCTGATCCAGAAGACGGTGAGCGGTGACCTGGCTTACGTGGTGCAGTACGAGCACATCCTCTTCTTCCCGCCGGGGAAGAACACGCAATCCCGGCGCGATTACCGGGTGACCACGGTGTTCCGGCGCGAAGCGGCAGGCTGGCGGGTCGTCCATCGCCATGCCGACATGCAGATGGCCAGGGAGGCCATTCGCTGA